The following nucleotide sequence is from Embleya scabrispora.
GTCGCGACCCAGTTCGAGACCATCCCGGCGGCGGCCGCGGGCTGCGACGTCATCGTGGCGGCCACGGCCCTGCAGATCGCGGCGCGTTCGGTGGCCGAGTCGATGGGAATCCGCTACGTCTACGCGAGTTATTGTCCGATCGCCCTGCCGTCCACCCGGCATGCGCCGCCCCCGATGCCGGGATGGCCGCCGAGCGAGACCGACGCCGACCACGCCGCGCTGTGGGCCGAGGACGCACGGCGCCTGAACGACCTCTGGGGGCCGGCCCTCGACGCGCATCGCGCCGGCCTCGGATTGGGCCCGGTCGACGATGTGCGCGGCCATATGTTCACCGAACAGCCGTGGTTGGCCGCCGATCCGACGCCGGCGCCCTGGCCCGGGCCGGCGGACTCCGAGGTCGTGCAGACCGGCGCCTGGATCCTGCCCGACGAACGCCCGCTCGCCGCCGAGGTGGAGGCCTTCCTCGACGCCGGCGAACCGCCCGTGTACTTCGGCTTCGGCAGCGTCCGTGCGCCGCACGACCTCGGCAAGAGCATGATCGAGGCGGCCCGGGCGCTCGGGCGCCGGGCGATCGTGCTCCGCGGCTGGGCCGAACTCGCGCTCCCGGACCGGGAATCCGATTGCCTGTCGATCGGCGAGGTGAACCAGCGGGCGCTGTTTCGCCGGGTGGCGGCCGTCGTGCACCACGGCGGGGCCGGCACCACCACCGCGGCCGGTCGGGCGGGCGCGCCGCAGGTGATCGTCCCGCAGCACTACGACCAGCACTACTTCGCCCGGCGGGTGGTCGAACTCGGCATCGGATGCGCGCACGCGTCCGGGACGCCGA
It contains:
- a CDS encoding glycosyltransferase — encoded protein: MQVLLSTIGSRGDVQPIVALALELRDLGEDVRVCAPPDFRAWLEGLGIEFVPIGPEPAGTGKADPAAGPPTPEQRRLIEGTVATQFETIPAAAAGCDVIVAATALQIAARSVAESMGIRYVYASYCPIALPSTRHAPPPMPGWPPSETDADHAALWAEDARRLNDLWGPALDAHRAGLGLGPVDDVRGHMFTEQPWLAADPTPAPWPGPADSEVVQTGAWILPDERPLAAEVEAFLDAGEPPVYFGFGSVRAPHDLGKSMIEAARALGRRAIVLRGWAELALPDRESDCLSIGEVNQRALFRRVAAVVHHGGAGTTTAAGRAGAPQVIVPQHYDQHYFARRVVELGIGCAHASGTPTTDSLVAALDGALRPEPAKRAAAVAGEVRADGAHVAALRLLAQERRGPC